Below is a window of Rhodanobacteraceae bacterium DNA.
ATGTGCGTGATCGCCGGGTTCGGGGCGGTGCTGCCGCCCGGCAGGATGCCGAACAGGTTGTTGCGCACGGTGGCGCCGCCGGTGAGTTGCAGGCCGAACTGGGTGGGCAGGAAGACGTTGCGATCGGCTGGCAGCGGCCCGCCGACCAGGGGGGGTGGCACCACTGATCGCGAGCGCCGTGGGGACGGCCGTGCCGGCAACACACCCCCCAGTTGCCGGCGATCGAAATTCGCCGCGTCCACCTGCAGCAGGAACTGGGCGTTGTTGCCGCCCAGGTTCAGCCCGCGGATCGCGCTGCCGCTCGCGCCGGAAGCGATCAGCAGCCGCCCCGCCGACAGGTTCAATGCGATCTGCAACTGGGCGTTGTGGCTGTCGTCGGCGGCAGTATTGACGCTGCTTCCGGGCTGACTGTAGCCATCGATGATGGTCGCCTGGTCGATCGCCGGCAGGACGCTCGCAGGTTGCAGCAGATGCGGCCCGGCGCCGGGAATGTTGAAGCGGATCAGATCGGCCAGTCCACCCGCGTTCGCCGCGCCATTGGCGGCAACAATCGCCTCGCGCAAGGAGCAGTCGGCGTTGCAGCTGCCGTCGTTGGTGTCGGCGGTCTTGGTCACGGTGAACACGTTCGGCCCTACCGCGACGATCGCGCGCGTGGCCGACAGTTCGCTGGTGGCGCGCGTGGCGGATCCATCGAGACGGGTGGCGGTTGCGCTGATGCTGACCAGAGTGCTGGCGTCGATGCCGGGAAAGCTGATCGTGTGGTTGAAGGCCTGGAACACCGAGGCGGGCAGGGGTGATATCGAGCGACTCCGGCGCGAGGAACTCAGCCTCGCCGTGGCCGCTCGGGTCATTCGCACGATTGCCATGGAACACCAGGCGGTAGCTGCCTGCGCTGGAGTTGAAAGTGCCGCTCAGGCTGATCTGGCCGCTGATGGTGTCGCGATTGGCCACCGCGACCACCGGGAAGTTCTGCAAGCCGTTCGGACCGTTGTCGCCGTCGCCGGTGTCGTTCGCGGTGACCCCGTTGTTGCCGAGGTCGATGCCCAGGGCGCCGGCACCGCTGGGGGAGCGGTCCGGTTCCGGGATGAACAACTCATTTTCGAAGAACCGGTTGAAGGCCAGGGTGTTGCCGTCGGCTGGATTCAGGCCGCCGGAAGGCAGGGCGATGCCGTGGCCGAGGTTGAAGGCGATGACGTTGGGTTCGCCGGCACTCCCGATCTGGTTGCCGAAACTGCCGGTCTCGCCGCCGACGATGCGCACGCCGCCCAGGCCATTGCCACGCCCGATGGTGGCGGAGGGATCGCTGCCGATGCGGTTGCCGACGATCAGGTTCTCGTTGCTGTTGTCTGCCAGGTCGATGCCGAAGCCGCCATTGGCGCTGATCGTGTTGTTGCGCAGGGTGTGACCGCTGCCGGCGATCAGCACACCGGCCAGCGAATTGCCGCCGGCATTCCCGTTGGGCAGCAGCCCGATCAGGTTGTTGCTGACATTGGTCGCGCCGCCACTGACGAAAATGCCGTTGCGGTTGCCGCTGATGACGTTCCGGTTCGCCAGGTTGCTGGTGCCGATGCTGTGGGTGCCCGAACCTGCCAGGCGCACACCGTCGCCCTGGTTGCCGGTGGCGGCGCCGTTGGGCTGCACGCCGATCCAGCAGCCGTTGAGGTTCAGGCTGCCGCTCTGCACGTTCACGCCGTGTCCGCCATTGCTTCCGTTCACGCGGAAGCCGTGGATGCTCAGGCCACGCAGGCTGACCGTGCCGCTGGTATTGACGATGATCCCGCTCGTGCCCAGTGGTGCCGAGCCGCCCTGGATGACGATGCGCAGCACCGCATTGCTGGTGCCATTGCTGGCGCTGTTGGCGACCGCGCCCGGCTGGGTGTTGCCCTCGATGTTGAGATTGCCCTGAGTGATCGCGGGCAGGGCGGTGGTCGGCTGGATCGTGTGTGTGCCGCCGCCCGGGATGTTGAAGAAGATCCGGTCGTTGGTGCCGTTGCTGTTGCTCAGGTTGATTGCCTGGCGCAGAGAACAGGCGGCGACGCCATCGCAAGTGCTCACGGTGCCGGCGTCGCCCGCGTTGGTCACGACCAGATCGGCTGCCGCAAGCGGTGCGGCTGCAAGCGTCCACAGGATGAGCGCAACTTGTCGGTTCACGGTCGATTCCTCGCTGCCCTTGGGTGGCGAGAAATCTGCACAGGATTGCGCCGCGACGTTTGCCACCAGCGTGCAAGCGCTTGTCGCGAGGTTGCAAGACATCCGGGCCGGGCTCCGCGGAAGGCGCGGCACTAGTGTGGTGTTCCGTAATTAAG
It encodes the following:
- a CDS encoding CSLREA domain-containing protein, translating into MTRAATARLSSSRRSRSISPLPASVFQAFNHTISFPGIDASTLVSISATATRLDGSATRATSELSATRAIVAVGPNVFTVTKTADTNDGSCNADCSLREAIVAANGAANAGGLADLIRFNIPGAGPHLLQPASVLPAIDQATIIDGYSQPGSSVNTAADDSHNAQLQIALNLSAGRLLIASGASGSAIRGLNLGGNNAQFLLQVDAANFDRRQLGGVLPARPSPRRSRSVVPPPLVGGPLPADRNVFLPTQFGLQLTGGATVRNNLFGILPGGSTAPNPAITHIFCLGPSTATLEVRDNAFRAGRGIECGLPRLYAHTNRFLGEAALLDVGSRHRVVANQVVCTSSTALTVSSTAVESRFADNVLIDCPRAINIGAPFNDPLDADSGPNGQQNHPLLGSATRSGDSVLVNGTLNSNPAPNSASASAPSRRP